In one Buteo buteo chromosome 10, bButBut1.hap1.1, whole genome shotgun sequence genomic region, the following are encoded:
- the MKNK2 gene encoding MAP kinase-interacting serine/threonine-protein kinase 2 isoform X2: MVQKKSEIPGFHRSFKGQNPFDLEFDQSNHLEPVFNFECPPRPDMPSSQPIDIPDAKKRNKKKKRCRATDSFSGRFEDVYQLQEEVLGEGAHARVQSCVNLITNKEYAVKIIEKRLGHIRSRVFREVEMLYQCQGHRNVLELIEFFEEEERFYLVFEKMRGGSILTHIHRRRHFNELEASVVVQDIASALHFLHNKGIAHRDLKPENILCESPDQVSPVKICDFDLGSGIKLNGDCSPISTPELLTPCGSAEYMAPEVVEAFNEEASIYDKRCDLWSLGVILYIMLSGYPPFVGHCGSDCGWDRGEACHTCQNMLFESIQEGKYEFPDKDWAHISFGAKDLISKLLVRDAKKRLSAAQVLEHPWVQGCAPDNTLPTPIILQRY; encoded by the exons ATGGTGCAGAAGAAATCAGAGATCCCGGGTTTCCACCGCTCCTTCAAG GGACAAAACCCCTTTGACCTGGAGTTTGACCAGTCCAACCACCTGGAGCCCGTCTTCAACTTCGAGTGCCCGCCCCGTCCCG ACATGCCTTCAAGTCAACCCATCGATATCCCTGACGCcaagaaaaggaacaagaagaaGAAGCGCTGCAGAGCCACCGACAGCTTCTCCGGCAGGTTCGAAG ATGTTtaccagctgcaggaggaggtgctgggagaAGGGGCCCATGCCAGAGTCCAGTCCTGCGTTAACCTCATCACCAACAAGGAATACGCGGTGAAG atcatAGAGAAGCGCCTGGGACACATCCGCAGCAGGGTCTTCCGCGAGGTGGAGATGCTGTATCAGTGCCAGGGACACAG gaaTGTCCTGGAGCTGATCGAGTtctttgaggaggaggagaggtttTACCTGGTGTTTGAGAAGATGCGAGGAG GCTCCATCCTGACCCACATCCATCGGAGACGTCACTTCAACGAGCTGGAGGCCAGCGTGGTGGTGCAGGATATCGCCAGCGCCCTGCACTTTTTGCACAACAAAG GAATCGCACACAGGGatctaaaaccagaaaatattctgtgtgAGAGCCCGGACCAG gtctccCCAGTGAAAATCTGTGACTTTGACCTGGGAAGCGGCATCAAACTCAACGGCGATTGCTCCCCCATCTCCACCCCGGAGCTGCTCACCCCG TGCGGCTCCGCTGAGTACATGGCCCCGGAGGTGGTGGAAGCCTTCAACGAGGAGGCATCCATCTACGACAAGCGCTGCGACCTGTGGAGCCTGGGCGTCATCCTGTACATCATGCTGAGCGGGTACCCCCCCTTCGTGGGTCACTGCGGCTCCGACTGCGGCTGGGACCGGGGCGAGGCGTGCCACACCTGCCAG aaCATGCTCTTCGAGAGCATCCAGGAGGGGAAGTACGAGTTTCCCGACAAGGACTGGGCGCACATCTCCTTCGGAGCCAAAGACCTCATTTCCAAGCTGCTGGTGAGAGATGCCAAGAAGCGGCTCAGTGCGGCCCAGGTCCTGGAGCACCCCTGGGTGCAGGGG TGCGCCCCGGATAACACCCTGCCGACCCCCATCATCCTGCAGAG gtattaa
- the MKNK2 gene encoding MAP kinase-interacting serine/threonine-protein kinase 2 isoform X1: MVQKKSEIPGFHRSFKGQNPFDLEFDQSNHLEPVFNFECPPRPDMPSSQPIDIPDAKKRNKKKKRCRATDSFSGRFEDVYQLQEEVLGEGAHARVQSCVNLITNKEYAVKIIEKRLGHIRSRVFREVEMLYQCQGHRNVLELIEFFEEEERFYLVFEKMRGGSILTHIHRRRHFNELEASVVVQDIASALHFLHNKGIAHRDLKPENILCESPDQVSPVKICDFDLGSGIKLNGDCSPISTPELLTPCGSAEYMAPEVVEAFNEEASIYDKRCDLWSLGVILYIMLSGYPPFVGHCGSDCGWDRGEACHTCQNMLFESIQEGKYEFPDKDWAHISFGAKDLISKLLVRDAKKRLSAAQVLEHPWVQGCAPDNTLPTPIILQRNSSAKELTSFAAEAIAVNRQLTRRDEDEEEEAEEEARPIIIKATSRAMQLSPPSESKLAKRRQKSSLAKAVAPGQHLVAPLVLVADQA, from the exons ATGGTGCAGAAGAAATCAGAGATCCCGGGTTTCCACCGCTCCTTCAAG GGACAAAACCCCTTTGACCTGGAGTTTGACCAGTCCAACCACCTGGAGCCCGTCTTCAACTTCGAGTGCCCGCCCCGTCCCG ACATGCCTTCAAGTCAACCCATCGATATCCCTGACGCcaagaaaaggaacaagaagaaGAAGCGCTGCAGAGCCACCGACAGCTTCTCCGGCAGGTTCGAAG ATGTTtaccagctgcaggaggaggtgctgggagaAGGGGCCCATGCCAGAGTCCAGTCCTGCGTTAACCTCATCACCAACAAGGAATACGCGGTGAAG atcatAGAGAAGCGCCTGGGACACATCCGCAGCAGGGTCTTCCGCGAGGTGGAGATGCTGTATCAGTGCCAGGGACACAG gaaTGTCCTGGAGCTGATCGAGTtctttgaggaggaggagaggtttTACCTGGTGTTTGAGAAGATGCGAGGAG GCTCCATCCTGACCCACATCCATCGGAGACGTCACTTCAACGAGCTGGAGGCCAGCGTGGTGGTGCAGGATATCGCCAGCGCCCTGCACTTTTTGCACAACAAAG GAATCGCACACAGGGatctaaaaccagaaaatattctgtgtgAGAGCCCGGACCAG gtctccCCAGTGAAAATCTGTGACTTTGACCTGGGAAGCGGCATCAAACTCAACGGCGATTGCTCCCCCATCTCCACCCCGGAGCTGCTCACCCCG TGCGGCTCCGCTGAGTACATGGCCCCGGAGGTGGTGGAAGCCTTCAACGAGGAGGCATCCATCTACGACAAGCGCTGCGACCTGTGGAGCCTGGGCGTCATCCTGTACATCATGCTGAGCGGGTACCCCCCCTTCGTGGGTCACTGCGGCTCCGACTGCGGCTGGGACCGGGGCGAGGCGTGCCACACCTGCCAG aaCATGCTCTTCGAGAGCATCCAGGAGGGGAAGTACGAGTTTCCCGACAAGGACTGGGCGCACATCTCCTTCGGAGCCAAAGACCTCATTTCCAAGCTGCTGGTGAGAGATGCCAAGAAGCGGCTCAGTGCGGCCCAGGTCCTGGAGCACCCCTGGGTGCAGGGG TGCGCCCCGGATAACACCCTGCCGACCCCCATCATCCTGCAGAG GAACAGCAGTGCCAAAGAGCTCACCTCCTTTGCCGCCGAGGCCATCGCCGTCAACCGCCAGCTGACACGGCGcgacgaggacgaggaggaggaggcggaggaggaaGCACGACCCATCATCATCAAAGCTACCTCACGGGCCATGCAGCTCTCCCCCCCCTCCGAGTCCAAGCTGGCCAAGCGGCGGCAGAAGAGCAGCCTGGCCAAGGCGGTGGCCCCCGGGCAGCACCTGGTGGCCCCGCTGGTCCTGGTGGCCGACCAAGCCTGA